A window from Halomicrobium urmianum encodes these proteins:
- the mnhG gene encoding monovalent cation/H(+) antiporter subunit G has product MAATLTTWIEIALIAVGAFFLTVGTIGLLRFPNVYNRMHATSKPTTLGTATIFLAGFVHFGPGTGLPALVGIAFLFLTVPTGAHMIARSAKRMGIPFESNVTWPELPGTPEDDEE; this is encoded by the coding sequence ATGGCCGCCACGCTCACCACCTGGATCGAGATCGCACTGATCGCCGTCGGCGCGTTCTTCCTGACCGTCGGGACCATCGGACTCCTGCGGTTCCCGAACGTATACAACCGGATGCACGCGACGAGCAAGCCGACGACGCTCGGGACCGCCACCATCTTCCTCGCCGGGTTCGTCCACTTCGGCCCCGGCACCGGCCTGCCCGCGCTGGTCGGCATCGCCTTCCTGTTCCTGACGGTCCCGACCGGCGCGCACATGATCGCCCGCTCGGCCAAGCGGATGGGCATCCCCTTCGAGTCCAACGTCACCTGGCCCGAACTGCCGGGGACGCCGGAGGACGACGAGGAGTGA
- a CDS encoding monovalent cation/H+ antiporter complex subunit F, which produces MATEAPAPVLELAVQGALLLIAGLCVLCAYRVVAGPTIPDRVVGLDAIATNVVAIAVLFAVLTGRPLFVTVSLVLAIIGFIATVTVAKFVVEGDIIE; this is translated from the coding sequence GTGGCGACTGAGGCGCCGGCCCCGGTGCTCGAACTGGCGGTCCAGGGTGCGCTGCTGCTGATCGCCGGACTCTGCGTCCTCTGTGCCTACCGCGTCGTCGCGGGGCCGACCATCCCGGACCGCGTCGTCGGCCTCGACGCCATCGCGACGAACGTCGTCGCCATCGCCGTCCTCTTCGCCGTCCTGACCGGCCGGCCGCTGTTCGTCACGGTGTCGCTCGTACTCGCGATCATCGGGTTCATCGCGACCGTCACGGTCGCGAAGTTCGTCGTCGAGGGAGACATCATCGAGTAA
- a CDS encoding CTP-dependent riboflavin kinase: MAETARGVGYAELATLKLLAVEGALDRERKVSCADLADSLDASNQTASRRLQRLEEAGLVERDIVSDGQLVSITGTGEQRLQREYADYRRIFEGASGVDLTGVVTSGMGEGRHYITLPGYMEQFIDKLGYEPFAGTLNVDLVGESVRRRARLGAVEPVTIEGWEDDERTYGPAYCYPASVVAGDGEYEPAHVVAPERTHHGEDQLEIIAPEKLREVLGLADGDEVTIHVEE, from the coding sequence ATGGCAGAGACAGCGCGGGGCGTCGGGTACGCCGAGCTTGCGACGCTGAAACTGCTCGCGGTCGAGGGGGCCCTCGACCGCGAGCGCAAGGTCTCCTGTGCCGACCTGGCCGACAGCCTCGATGCCTCGAACCAGACCGCCTCCAGGCGCCTCCAGCGCCTGGAGGAGGCCGGACTGGTCGAGCGCGACATCGTGAGCGACGGCCAGCTGGTGTCGATCACCGGGACGGGCGAGCAGCGACTCCAGCGCGAGTACGCCGACTACCGGCGGATCTTCGAGGGGGCGTCCGGCGTCGACCTGACTGGCGTGGTCACCTCGGGCATGGGCGAGGGACGGCACTACATCACCCTCCCGGGATACATGGAGCAGTTCATCGACAAGCTCGGCTACGAGCCCTTCGCCGGGACGCTGAACGTCGACCTCGTCGGCGAGAGCGTCCGCAGGCGGGCGCGGCTGGGCGCCGTCGAGCCGGTCACCATCGAGGGGTGGGAGGACGACGAGCGCACCTACGGGCCGGCCTACTGCTACCCCGCCTCCGTCGTCGCGGGCGACGGCGAGTACGAGCCCGCTCACGTCGTCGCGCCCGAGCGGACCCACCACGGCGAGGACCAGCTGGAGATCATCGCGCCGGAGAAGCTCCGCGAAGTGCTCGGGCTGGCCGACGGCGACGAGGTGACCATCCATGTCGAGGAGTAG